Proteins from one Pseudoliparis swirei isolate HS2019 ecotype Mariana Trench chromosome 22, NWPU_hadal_v1, whole genome shotgun sequence genomic window:
- the LOC130213196 gene encoding cytochrome P450 11B, mitochondrial-like, with protein MRSMYIRVTVCVRTQAATCESTHLLCGVAPQRAFCMTAAGTLAQGKLEGRKGAEGTGVRKRGVDGRVRSFEEIPHTGRSGWINLVKFWREDRFRQLHKHTERTFNALGPIFREHLGTQSSVNIMLPMDIAELFRSEGLYPRRMTLQPWATHRETRQLSKGVFLKNGEEWRADRLLLNKEVMMSASVKRFIPLLDVVAKDFCQLLQARVEREGSGEEGKRSLTMDPSPDLFRFALEASCHVIYGERIGLFSSSPSLESQQFIWAVERMLATTPPLLYLPPRLMLLIGAPLWTQHASAWDHIYSHAEARIQKGYQRLSSLQARGSEAAAGGQYTGVLGQLMEKGQLSLDLIKANITELMAGGVDTTAVPLQFALFELGRNPEVQERVRQQVRTSWSQAGGDPQKTMQGAPLLKGTIKEVLRLYPVGTTVQRYPIKDIVLQNYHVPAGTMVQACLYPLGRSSEVFKEPQRFDPGRWGRREDGQKGDGAGGFRSLAFGFGARQCVGRRIAENEMQLLLMHILLNFHLSVSSSEDLITTCTLILQPETPPRITFRKL; from the exons ATGAGGAGCATGTACATCCGAGTGACCGTGTGCGTCAGAACACAGGCCGCCACCTGCGAGTCCACACACCTGCTTTGTGGTGTCGCACCACAAAGAGCTTTCTGTATGACGGCAGCAGGGACGCTGGCACAGGGGAAGTtggaggggaggaaaggagctgagggtacaggagtgagaaagagaggtgTGGATGGTCGGGTGCGAAGCTTTGAGGAGATCCCTCACACGGGGAGGAGCGGCTGGATCAACTTGGTGAAGTTCTGGAGAGAAGATCGTTTCCGGCAGCTCCACAAGCACACGGAGAGGACCTTCAACGCCCTCGGCCCCATCTTCAG gGAGCACTTGGGCACCCAAAGCAGCGTGAACATCATGTTGCCGATGGACATCGCGGAGCTGTTTCGCTCAGAGGGCCTGTACCCCCGACGAATGACCCTGCAGCCCTGGGCCACCCACAGAGAGACCCGCCAGCTCAGCAAGGGAGTCTTCCTCAA GAACGGCGAGGAGTGGCGAGCTGACCGTCTACTGCtcaacaaggaggtgatgatgaGTGCCTCCGTGAAGCGGTTCATCCCCTTGCTTGATGTGGTTGCGAAGGATTTCTGCCAGCTGTTGCAGGCGAGGGTTGAGAGGGAAGGGAGCGGCGAGGAGGGGAAGCGCAGTCTGACCATGGATCCCAGTCCGGACCTCTTCCGCTTCGCActagaag CTAGTTGCCATGTGATCTACGGGGAGCGAATTGGCCTCTTCTCCTCATCTCCCTCCCTGGAGTCCCAGCAGTTCATCTGGGCCGTGGAGCGAATGCTGGCCAcgacccctcctctcctctacctgCCCCCTCGCCTGATGCTCCTCATCGGCGCTCCCCTGTGGACGCAGCACGCCAGCGCATGGGACCACATCTACAGCCACG CCGAGGCGAGGATCCAGAAGGGGTACCAGCGGCTGTCGTCCTTGCAGGCTCGGGGCTCCGAGGCTGCAGCTGGAGGCCAGTACACCGGGGTTCTGGGCCAACTCATGGAGAAAGGCCAGCTATCTTTAGACCTCATCAAAGCCAACATCACTGAGCTGATGGCCGGAGGGGtcgacacg ACAGCGGTGCCCCTGCAGTTTGCTCTGTTTGAGCTGGGCCGCAACCCCGAGGTGCAGGAGAGGGTGAGGCAACAGGTGAGGACGTCCTGGTCACAAGCTGGTGGGGATCCTCAGAAAACCATGCAGGGGGCGCCACTGCTAAAAGGCACAATCAAGGAGGTTCTCAG gttaTATCCGGTGGGAACCACAGTGCAGCGTTATCCAATCAAAGATATTGTTCTCCAGAATTACCACGTTCCTGCCGGG ACGATGGTGCAGGCCTGTCTCTACCCTCTGGGAAGGAGCTCAGAGGTGTTCAAGGAGCCACAGCGCTTCGACCCCGGCCGGTGGGGCAGAAGAGAGGACGGCCAAAAGGGAGACGGGGCCGGAGGGTTTCGCTCCCTGGCGTTTGGGTTCGGGGCGCGGCAGTGTGTGGGCAGGAGGATTGCTGAGAACGAGATGCAGCTGTTGCTCATGCAT ATCCTGCTGAACTTCCATCTCAGCGTGTCGTCCTCAGAGGACCTCATAACCACATGCACCCTCATCCTCCAGCCCGAGACTCCACCAAGAATCACTTTCAGAAAACTCTGA